The following are encoded together in the Daucus carota subsp. sativus chromosome 5, DH1 v3.0, whole genome shotgun sequence genome:
- the LOC108222252 gene encoding probable E3 ubiquitin-protein ligase XERICO, with translation MGLSHFPDPADAGLLCIILVNAVKYISTMKEIVRFILQTIGIRIVSWEEYNMTESALNSIECHQSSSEVSIAEFRTRIPAMHYDSLCPKQLDHDCSVCLTNFRPKAVINHLSCGHVFHKVCVEKWLKYQKVTCPNCRTNMMPQVDEAEGDTCPM, from the coding sequence ATGGGACTTTCGCATTTCCCAGATCCAGCTGATGCAGGATTGCTATGCATAATTCTGGTAAACGCGGTTAAATACATCTCTACAATGAAGGAAATAGTCCGGTTTATACTTCAGACTATAGGCATCCGTATCGTATCATGGGAAGAATACAACATGACTGAGAGCGCCTTGAACTCGATAGAATGTCATCAAAGCTCCTCAGAAGTCTCTATTGCAGAGTTTCGTACCCGGATACCTGCAATGCACTATGATTCTCTGTGTCCCAAGCAACTAGACCATGACTGTTCTGTTTGCTTGACGAATTTCAGACCGAAGGCAGTGATAAACCATCTATCCTGTGGCCATGTTTTTCATAAGGTCTGCGTGGAGAAGTGGCTGAAATATCAAAAGGTTACCTGCCCTAACTGCAGGACTAATATGATGCCCCAAGTAGATGAAGCAGAAGGCGATACTTGCCCAATGTGA